The DNA region TCTGTCCATTCGGTCGCCTCATCGACTTTGTTCATCACTCGGTCAGCAGCCTGTGGATCAAGCCCATCTAAGTGATCTAGGGCTTGGTCAGTGTACTCAACCTCAGTCATCCAGCTCTAACCGCTCTCGGGTCTCCTCAGCTGATACCGTCTCTCCCTCTTTTTTCTGCTCTCGGCTATTCTCGAGGTCCTCAAGCGTTTCATCAGAAGGCGTAGTCGGAGGATTTGCCCAATCCCGAAGTGCATCACGGATCGCTTCCGACCGAGACGTGTACCCACGCTGGTGGTACTCCTCTTCGATCACCTCGAGTAGGGCCGCCGGGACGCGGACGTCGATTTTCTCTGTTTGACCCTCATTGGACTGTCCATCCGAATCAGTTCTCATAGTGTGTGAGACGTATGTCTCACAGAAAAAGGTTTGCGAGAGGAGGTAGGCTACTCCCCGAGCATCCTAATACGACCGACCGGCCAGGCCATGAGGCTCATCGGCCGATACCTCCCCTTTCGTTGGCGCGCTCACGTTCCTCCTCTAGTTGCTTCTCTTGCTCGCGCTCGCGGCGCTCACGTTCATTCTGACGGTGTTTGTACCGCTCGCGTTCAACCATCCGCTCGTTGGCCATCTCTCGGACGTTCTCGATGTCCTCGCGATCCATGTAGAGATCTGTCTTCTCCCCAGTCATGGCGACGTGTGCGTGCGGGTGCTCAGTGTCCCGATGAATAGAGTAAGCGTAGGTGGCCGTCGGCCGGTCTTCGGTGAACCGCTCCATCGTCCGGCGCGTCTCTTTGCCGAGTTCGTCGTTCGATAAGTCGGTGCCGTTCTCCGGGCTGATAATCATGTGGCGCTCGAACTGGTGGCGTCCGCTCTTCTCGACGAACCGTCCTTTACGCTCATCGCTCATCGGGCGGCCGGACCTGTCGTGGACCGGAGTATCCCCTTCGCGACTGATGTAGTTCACGAGATCACCCGCCCCGGTGTCCCGATAATCGGTGTCGAGATACGTCGTCATAGGAGCTCGTCAATGCTGTCGACCTTCCCGTTGGATCCTGTGGAGTCGCTCTCGTCGGTATCGGAACCGTCCGTGGTGTCAGAATCGTCAGTGACATCGTGGTCCTCAAGCGGATAGCGAAGACGTCGAGCGCCCGTAGCAAGAACTTCCTGGCGGCGAGGGTCAGGGTGGTTCTGCTTCAGCAGCTCGAAGTTCGCGATCGAGTAGGCACCAGCTCGTGCATTGAGATCCTTCGTGTCCTCGACGATCTCCGTGAGGTCCTCTTTTGCTTCGGCTATCAATGCCTCAATTCGTTCTTCGGCAGAGAGGTCCGTGGCGGCCTTTTCAACACCGCGGCGTTTTCGTTCGGCCTGAGCCAATTTGTAGACGTAGCTGGAGAGGGTTTCTCCTTCTTCGCTGGCCTCGCTTTTGAGGTGGTTCTTTTCGCTTTCTGATACGTACACTGAGATCACTGTATCGCGTGTCATGTTATGGTCGTCTCTTTGAGTGGTGGGTATGCGGCTTGCCTGAGTGGTGGTTTTGCTGGTGAGTGGAGCAGTA from Halalkalicoccus subterraneus includes:
- a CDS encoding ribbon-helix-helix domain-containing protein, with translation MRTDSDGQSNEGQTEKIDVRVPAALLEVIEEEYHQRGYTSRSEAIRDALRDWANPPTTPSDETLEDLENSREQKKEGETVSAEETRERLELDD
- a CDS encoding relaxase/mobilization nuclease domain-containing protein produces the protein MTTYLDTDYRDTGAGDLVNYISREGDTPVHDRSGRPMSDERKGRFVEKSGRHQFERHMIISPENGTDLSNDELGKETRRTMERFTEDRPTATYAYSIHRDTEHPHAHVAMTGEKTDLYMDREDIENVREMANERMVERERYKHRQNERERREREQEKQLEEERERANERGGIGR